In the genome of Pseudomonas sp. LBUM920, one region contains:
- the garD gene encoding galactarate dehydratase produces the protein MQLIEHADSPRSIRLHERDNVVIVVNDQGVPAGTEFPDGLVTVDFIPQSHKVTLEDIPEGGQIIRYGQTIGYALAPIPRGSWVQEDQLRMPTAPPLDSLPLSTEVPETQAPLEGFTFEGYRNADGTVGTRNILGITTTVQCVTGVLDHAVKRIKDELLPKYPNVDDVVALTHSYGCGVAITATDAYIPIRTVRNLARNPNLGGEALVISLGCEKLQAGQVMHDNDSSVDLSEPWLYRLQDSSHGFTEMIEQIMALAEVRLKKLDLRRRETVPASELILGMQCGGSDAFSGITANPALGFASDLLLRAGATVMFSEVTEVRDAIYLLTARAQSKEVAQALVREMDWYDRYLAKGEADRSANTTPGNKKGGLSNIVEKSLGSIVKSGSSAINAVLGPGERFKSKGLIFCATPASDFVCGTLQLAAGMNLHVFTTGRGTPYGLAMAPVVKVSTRTELAQRWPDLIDIDAGRIATGRASIEELGWELFHFYLDVASGKKQTWAERHKLHNDITLFNPAPIT, from the coding sequence ATGCAGTTGATTGAACATGCCGACTCGCCGCGCTCGATCCGTTTGCACGAGCGCGACAACGTAGTGATCGTGGTCAACGATCAAGGCGTACCGGCCGGGACCGAGTTCCCGGACGGCCTGGTGACCGTGGATTTCATTCCGCAGAGCCACAAGGTGACGCTGGAAGATATCCCCGAAGGCGGTCAGATTATTCGCTACGGGCAGACCATTGGTTACGCCCTGGCGCCGATTCCACGTGGCAGCTGGGTGCAGGAAGATCAACTGCGCATGCCCACCGCGCCGCCGCTGGACAGCCTGCCGCTGTCCACCGAGGTGCCTGAAACCCAGGCGCCGCTGGAAGGCTTTACGTTTGAGGGTTACCGCAACGCCGACGGCACCGTGGGCACGCGCAATATTCTGGGCATCACCACCACGGTGCAGTGCGTCACCGGTGTGTTGGACCATGCGGTCAAGCGCATCAAGGATGAATTGCTGCCCAAATACCCGAATGTCGATGACGTGGTGGCGCTGACCCACAGCTACGGCTGCGGCGTGGCGATCACTGCGACGGATGCGTACATCCCGATCCGCACCGTGCGCAACCTGGCGCGCAACCCGAACCTGGGCGGCGAAGCGCTGGTGATCAGCCTGGGCTGCGAGAAGCTGCAGGCCGGGCAGGTGATGCACGACAACGACAGCTCCGTCGACTTGAGCGAGCCGTGGCTGTATCGGCTGCAGGATTCCAGCCATGGCTTTACCGAGATGATCGAGCAGATCATGGCGCTGGCCGAAGTGCGCTTGAAGAAACTCGACCTGCGCCGCCGCGAAACCGTGCCGGCGTCGGAGCTGATCCTGGGCATGCAGTGCGGCGGCAGCGATGCGTTTTCCGGCATCACCGCCAACCCGGCGCTGGGGTTTGCCTCGGACCTGCTGTTGCGGGCCGGGGCGACGGTGATGTTTTCCGAAGTGACTGAAGTGCGTGACGCCATTTACCTGCTGACCGCTCGTGCCCAGAGCAAAGAAGTGGCCCAAGCGCTGGTCAGGGAAATGGACTGGTACGACCGCTACCTGGCCAAAGGCGAGGCGGACCGTAGCGCGAACACCACGCCGGGCAACAAGAAAGGCGGGTTGTCGAATATCGTCGAGAAGTCCCTGGGCTCCATCGTCAAGTCGGGCAGCAGCGCGATCAATGCCGTGCTTGGCCCGGGCGAGCGTTTCAAGAGCAAGGGCCTGATCTTTTGCGCCACGCCAGCCAGTGATTTCGTCTGCGGCACCTTGCAACTGGCGGCCGGGATGAACCTGCACGTGTTCACCACCGGGCGTGGCACGCCGTATGGGCTGGCGATGGCGCCGGTGGTGAAGGTCTCGACGCGTACGGAATTGGCGCAGCGCTGGCCGGACCTGATCGATATCGACGCCGGACGCATCGCCACCGGGCGTGCGAGCATTGAGGAATTGGGCTGGGAGTTGTTTCACTTCTACCTGGATGTGGCCAGCGGCAAGAAGCAGACGTGGGCGGAGCGGCATAAGCTGCATAACGACATTACGTTGTTCAACCCGGCGCCCATCACCTGA